A genomic region of Chryseobacterium sp. KACC 21268 contains the following coding sequences:
- a CDS encoding DUF1311 domain-containing protein, with protein MKKPISFLFLLSINIFSLAQNKIDQDLEKCLSQRNSTAGQVSCVSSARDSWDKELNKSYLSLSQKLSKTGKSELVEAQRNWMKFRDSEFKLIDKYYIGVKKGTLFYVIAENKKLEIVKERVLQLKDYDEQFDY; from the coding sequence ATGAAAAAACCAATCTCTTTTTTATTTCTACTTTCCATCAATATTTTTTCATTGGCTCAGAATAAAATCGACCAAGACCTGGAAAAATGTCTAAGCCAAAGAAATTCTACTGCTGGTCAAGTAAGCTGTGTTTCTTCTGCTCGGGATTCTTGGGACAAAGAACTTAATAAATCTTATTTATCATTAAGTCAAAAACTTTCAAAAACCGGAAAGAGCGAATTGGTAGAAGCGCAGAGAAATTGGATGAAGTTCCGAGATTCTGAATTCAAATTGATTGACAAATATTATATTGGTGTGAAGAAAGGAACATTATTCTACGTGATTGCGGAAAATAAAAAATTGGAGATTGTGAAGGAAAGGGTTTTACAGCTTAAAGATTATGATGAGCAGTTTGATTATTGA
- a CDS encoding GNAT family N-acetyltransferase, with protein sequence MNILHTTSENQDFQNLVKQLDAYLAIIDGDEHGFYDQYNKIDSLKNCIVIFDNDETVACGAIKAFDEKSMEVKRMFTLPEERGKGLASAILKELETWTKELGYEKTILETGKRQTEAVALYQKCGYKVIPNYGQYAGVENSVCFEKTL encoded by the coding sequence ATGAACATCCTTCACACCACTTCCGAAAACCAAGATTTCCAAAATCTCGTAAAACAGCTTGACGCTTATCTCGCCATAATAGATGGTGATGAACACGGTTTTTATGATCAATACAACAAAATTGATTCGCTAAAAAACTGTATCGTCATTTTTGATAATGATGAGACCGTTGCTTGTGGCGCAATAAAAGCTTTTGATGAAAAATCGATGGAAGTCAAAAGAATGTTCACGCTTCCGGAGGAACGAGGAAAAGGTTTGGCTTCTGCTATTTTAAAAGAATTAGAAACTTGGACTAAAGAATTAGGTTACGAAAAAACAATTCTCGAAACGGGGAAAAGACAAACCGAAGCGGTTGCACTTTATCAAAAATGTGGTTATAAAGTTATCCCAAATTATGGTCAATATGCAGGCGTGGAAAACAGCGTTTGCTTTGAGAAAACTTTATAA
- the hutH gene encoding histidine ammonia-lyase — translation MIYGIDTLGYQDVLAIAKNPSLAKLSEKSKEQIIRSQKNVQKIVASDRTVYGINTGFGPLCDTKISESETAQLQHNLIISHAVGVGKPIDKNISKIMMIAKVHALSKGFSGVSLDVIERLILMLEKDIIPVVPEQGSVGASGDLAPLAHLVLPLLGLGQVWENDKTVETAIVLEKHNIQPLKLGPKEGLGLINGTQFILAHAIVGLSKFEYLLDLADLTAAMSLEAYRGSASPFKKELHDIRPFDGSRKVAERMRNFLKDSDNLKSHEFCDRVQDPYSMRCVPQVHGASRNAFEHLKQMADTELNSVTDNPIILSAEESISGGNFHGQLMALPLDYCSLAAAELGNISDRRSYLLLEGKYGLPKLLVESSGLNSGFMIPQYTSAALVTENKTLCFPASADSIPTSLGQEDHVSMGSISGRKFNQILGNLENILAIELMFGAQGLEFRRPAVCSEIVEKNYAIIRSVVPKLENDRLIGEDILKIAELIRERKLIVN, via the coding sequence ATGATCTACGGAATCGATACGCTTGGATATCAAGATGTTTTGGCAATAGCAAAAAATCCATCGCTTGCAAAACTCAGTGAAAAATCAAAAGAACAAATTATAAGATCGCAAAAGAATGTTCAAAAAATTGTAGCTTCTGACAGGACGGTTTACGGTATCAATACAGGATTCGGACCGCTTTGCGACACCAAAATATCAGAATCGGAAACAGCGCAACTTCAGCACAACCTCATCATTTCTCACGCCGTTGGTGTTGGAAAACCGATTGATAAGAATATTTCAAAAATAATGATGATTGCCAAGGTTCACGCTTTGTCAAAAGGATTTTCGGGTGTTTCTTTGGACGTGATAGAGCGATTGATATTGATGTTGGAGAAAGACATTATTCCTGTTGTTCCGGAGCAAGGTTCTGTTGGAGCCTCGGGAGATCTGGCGCCTTTGGCACATTTGGTTTTGCCACTTTTGGGATTAGGCCAGGTTTGGGAAAATGATAAAACGGTTGAAACAGCTATAGTTTTAGAAAAGCACAATATTCAACCTTTGAAACTTGGTCCAAAAGAAGGTTTGGGATTGATCAATGGAACGCAATTCATCCTCGCTCACGCCATCGTTGGATTATCAAAATTTGAATATCTTTTGGATCTGGCCGACTTGACTGCGGCAATGAGCCTTGAAGCTTATCGAGGTTCTGCAAGTCCTTTCAAAAAAGAATTGCACGACATTCGTCCGTTTGACGGAAGCCGAAAAGTGGCAGAAAGAATGCGAAACTTCCTGAAGGATTCCGACAATCTTAAGTCCCACGAATTCTGCGACCGCGTTCAGGATCCATATTCTATGAGATGTGTACCGCAAGTTCACGGCGCCAGCAGAAATGCCTTCGAACATTTGAAACAAATGGCAGACACAGAACTGAATTCTGTAACCGACAATCCAATCATTCTGAGTGCAGAAGAATCCATCTCAGGCGGGAATTTCCACGGACAATTGATGGCTTTGCCTCTGGATTATTGTTCATTGGCAGCAGCTGAACTTGGAAATATCTCTGACCGAAGAAGTTATCTTTTGTTGGAAGGAAAATATGGTTTACCTAAGTTATTAGTAGAAAGTTCTGGACTCAATTCCGGCTTTATGATTCCGCAATATACAAGTGCAGCGTTGGTTACAGAGAACAAAACGCTTTGTTTCCCTGCTTCTGCAGATTCTATACCGACAAGTTTAGGTCAGGAAGATCACGTTTCTATGGGAAGTATTTCGGGAAGAAAATTCAATCAAATTCTTGGAAATCTTGAAAATATTTTGGCGATTGAATTGATGTTTGGCGCTCAAGGTCTGGAATTCAGAAGACCTGCAGTTTGCTCAGAAATTGTTGAGAAGAATTATGCAATTATTCGTTCTGTCGTTCCGAAATTGGAAAATGACCGATTGATTGGTGAGGATATTTTGAAAATTGCCGAGTTGATCAGAGAAAGAAAACTAATTGTCAATTAA